In Humulus lupulus chromosome 6, drHumLupu1.1, whole genome shotgun sequence, a single genomic region encodes these proteins:
- the LOC133785304 gene encoding uncharacterized protein LOC133785304: MKKLNFDWNAASENRILQLNKLDEFHNEAYENAQIYKECTKPWHEKNLVRKLFQPGQQVILFNSRLRLFPGKLKSRWSNHFTVVQVFPYGSLEVQGKNGNPFKVNGQQLKPYLGSVFDQAKSILLLKPF; this comes from the coding sequence ATGAAAAAGTTAAACTTTGATTGGAATGCTGCTAGTGAAAATAGAATTTTGCAACTGAACAAGCTTGATGAATTTCATAATGAGGCATACGAAAATGCACAAATCTATAAGGAATGCACCAAACCTTGGCATGAAAAGAACCTAGTCAGAAAATTATTTCAACCTGGACAACAAGTAATTCTTTTTAATTCAAGATTGAGGTTATTTCCTGGAAAATTGAAGTCAAGGTGGTCAAATCATTTTACTGTTGTGCAAGTGTTTCCATATGGCTCACTGGAAGTGCAAGGCAAAAATGGAAATCCTTTCAAGGTGAACGGGCAGCAGTTGAAGCCATACCTGGGCAGTGTATTTGATCAGGCAAAGTCAATTCTCCTCTTGAAGCCCTTTTGA